A genomic window from Pseudomonas argentinensis includes:
- the rplX gene encoding 50S ribosomal protein L24, giving the protein MQKIRRDDEIIVIAGKDKGKRGKVLKVLADDRLVVGGINLVKRHTKPNPMSGVQGGIVEKEAPLHASNVAIFNSETNKADRVGFKVEDGKKIRVFKSTQKPVGA; this is encoded by the coding sequence ATGCAAAAGATTCGTCGTGACGACGAGATCATCGTGATCGCCGGCAAAGACAAAGGTAAGCGCGGTAAGGTGCTCAAGGTTCTCGCTGACGACCGTCTGGTCGTCGGTGGCATCAACCTGGTCAAGCGTCATACCAAGCCGAACCCGATGTCGGGCGTTCAAGGCGGTATCGTCGAGAAAGAAGCGCCACTGCACGCTTCCAACGTTGCCATTTTCAACAGCGAGACCAACAAGGCTGACCGCGTTGGTTTCAAAGTCGAAGACGGCAAGAAAATTCGTGTCTTCAAGTCCACCCAGAAGCCGGTTGGCGCTTGA
- the rplN gene encoding 50S ribosomal protein L14, producing the protein MIQTQSMLDVADNSGARRVMCIKVLGGSHRRYAGIGDIIKVTVKEAIPRGKVKKGQVMTAVVVRTRHGVRRADGSIIRFDGNAAVLLNNKQEPIGTRIFGPVTRELRTEKFMKIVSLAPEVL; encoded by the coding sequence ATGATTCAGACTCAATCCATGCTCGATGTGGCTGACAACAGCGGTGCACGTCGTGTCATGTGCATCAAGGTGTTGGGCGGCTCCCATCGTCGCTACGCCGGCATCGGCGACATCATCAAGGTCACCGTCAAGGAAGCAATTCCGCGCGGCAAAGTGAAGAAAGGTCAGGTCATGACCGCAGTGGTCGTTCGTACCCGTCACGGCGTTCGCCGTGCCGACGGTTCGATCATTCGCTTCGACGGCAACGCTGCTGTTCTGCTGAACAACAAGCAGGAGCCGATCGGTACCCGCATCTTCGGGCCAGTGACCCGTGAACTGCGTACCGAGAAGTTCATGAAGATCGTCTCGCTCGCCCCTGAAGTGCTTTAA
- the rpsQ gene encoding 30S ribosomal protein S17 — protein MAEVEKTVRTLTGRVVSDKMDKTITVLIERRVKHPIYGKYVKRSTKLHAHDESNQCKIGDKVSIRETRPQSKTKSWALVEVVERAVEV, from the coding sequence ATGGCCGAAGTTGAAAAAACAGTCCGTACGCTGACCGGCCGTGTCGTCAGCGACAAGATGGACAAGACCATCACCGTTCTGATCGAGCGTCGCGTAAAGCACCCGATCTACGGTAAATACGTCAAGCGTTCGACCAAGCTGCACGCTCACGACGAATCCAACCAGTGCAAGATCGGCGACAAGGTTTCCATCCGTGAAACCCGTCCGCAGTCCAAGACCAAGTCCTGGGCTCTGGTTGAAGTCGTCGAACGCGCCGTCGAAGTCTAA
- the rpmC gene encoding 50S ribosomal protein L29, producing MKAKELREKNAEQLNEQLLGLLRDQFNLRMQKATGQLGQSHLLSQVKRDIARVKTVLNQQAGK from the coding sequence ATGAAAGCGAAAGAACTTCGTGAAAAAAACGCAGAGCAGCTGAACGAGCAACTGCTCGGCCTGCTGCGCGACCAGTTCAATCTGCGCATGCAGAAAGCAACTGGTCAGTTGGGGCAGTCTCACCTGCTCTCGCAAGTTAAGCGCGACATTGCTCGTGTGAAAACTGTGCTCAACCAGCAGGCAGGTAAGTGA
- the rplP gene encoding 50S ribosomal protein L16 → MLQPKRTKFRKQMTGHNRGLAQRGSKVSFGEFALKSVARGRLTARQIESARRALTRHVKRGGKIWIRVFPDKPVTKKPLEVRMGKGKGGVEYWVAQIQPGKVLYEIEGVSEELAREAFALAAAKLPLATTFVKRTVM, encoded by the coding sequence ATGTTGCAACCAAAGCGTACGAAGTTCCGTAAGCAGATGACCGGCCACAATCGTGGTCTGGCTCAACGCGGTAGCAAGGTCAGCTTCGGCGAGTTCGCCCTGAAGTCCGTTGCCCGCGGTCGTCTCACCGCCCGTCAGATCGAGTCCGCTCGTCGTGCTCTGACTCGTCACGTTAAGCGTGGCGGGAAGATCTGGATTCGCGTTTTCCCGGACAAGCCGGTTACCAAGAAGCCTCTCGAGGTGCGTATGGGTAAAGGTAAGGGTGGCGTTGAATATTGGGTAGCCCAGATCCAGCCAGGCAAGGTCCTGTACGAGATCGAAGGCGTTTCCGAAGAGCTGGCGCGTGAGGCTTTCGCCCTGGCTGCTGCAAAGCTGCCGCTCGCCACCACCTTTGTTAAACGGACGGTGATGTGA
- the rpsC gene encoding 30S ribosomal protein S3, with amino-acid sequence MGQKVHPTGIRLGIVKDHTSVWYADGRTYADYLFADLKVREYLLDKLKSASVSRVDIARPAQTARITIHTARPGIVIGKKGEDVEKLRQDLTKQMGVPVHINIEEIRKPELDGMLVAQSVAQQLERRVMFRRAMKRAVQNAMRIGAKGIKIQVSGRLGGAEIARTEWYREGRVPLHTLRADIDYATYEAHTTYGVIGVKVWIFKGEVIGGRHEELKPQAPAPRKAAKK; translated from the coding sequence ATGGGTCAGAAAGTACATCCCACTGGCATTCGCCTGGGAATCGTCAAGGATCACACCTCCGTCTGGTACGCAGACGGCCGGACTTATGCGGACTACCTGTTCGCTGATCTGAAGGTGCGTGAGTATCTCCTCGACAAACTAAAAAGCGCGTCCGTAAGCCGTGTCGACATCGCTCGTCCGGCTCAAACCGCACGCATCACCATCCACACCGCTCGTCCCGGCATCGTGATCGGCAAGAAAGGTGAAGATGTTGAGAAGCTGCGTCAGGACCTGACCAAGCAAATGGGTGTGCCGGTGCACATCAATATCGAAGAGATCCGCAAGCCGGAGCTCGACGGTATGCTGGTTGCGCAGAGCGTAGCTCAGCAGCTGGAGCGTCGCGTTATGTTCCGTCGCGCCATGAAGCGCGCTGTACAGAACGCCATGCGTATTGGTGCCAAGGGCATCAAGATCCAGGTGAGTGGTCGTCTCGGCGGTGCGGAAATCGCACGTACCGAGTGGTACCGCGAAGGTCGTGTGCCGTTGCACACCCTGCGCGCTGACATTGACTATGCCACCTACGAAGCGCACACCACCTACGGTGTGATCGGTGTGAAGGTTTGGATCTTCAAGGGCGAGGTCATCGGTGGCCGCCATGAAGAGCTGAAGCCGCAAGCACCTGCGCCTCGTAAAGCTGCTAAGAAATAA
- the rplV gene encoding 50S ribosomal protein L22, with amino-acid sequence MEVAAKLSGARISAQKARLVADQIRGKKVGEALNLLAFSSKKAAEIMKKVLESAVANAEHNEGADVDDLKVSTVFVNEGRSLKRIMPRAKGRADRIVKRSCHITVKVADK; translated from the coding sequence ATGGAAGTAGCCGCTAAGTTGTCGGGCGCTCGCATCTCCGCCCAGAAAGCCCGCTTGGTCGCCGACCAGATCCGCGGGAAGAAGGTGGGCGAAGCGCTCAACCTGCTGGCTTTCAGCAGTAAGAAAGCCGCGGAAATCATGAAGAAAGTGCTGGAGTCGGCCGTGGCCAACGCCGAGCACAACGAAGGCGCCGACGTTGATGACCTGAAGGTCAGCACCGTTTTCGTCAACGAAGGGCGTTCGCTGAAGCGCATCATGCCGCGTGCCAAAGGCCGCGCTGATCGCATCGTCAAGCGGTCTTGCCATATCACTGTCAAGGTTGCGGACAAGTAA
- the rpsS gene encoding 30S ribosomal protein S19 — translation MPRSLKKGPFIDLHLLKKVEVAAEKNDRKPVKTWSRRSMILPQMVGLTIAVHNGRQHVPVLVNEDMVGHKLGEFAGTRTYRGHVADKKAKR, via the coding sequence GTGCCACGTTCTCTGAAAAAAGGTCCTTTTATCGATCTTCACCTACTGAAGAAGGTCGAAGTGGCAGCAGAAAAGAACGATCGCAAGCCGGTTAAAACCTGGTCGCGTCGTTCGATGATTCTGCCGCAGATGGTCGGTCTGACCATCGCCGTGCATAACGGCCGTCAACACGTCCCCGTTCTCGTGAACGAAGACATGGTCGGCCACAAACTGGGCGAGTTCGCCGGTACCCGCACTTATCGTGGGCACGTGGCTGACAAGAAAGCCAAGCGTTAA
- the rplB gene encoding 50S ribosomal protein L2 gives MAIVKCKPTSAGRRFVVKVVNQELHKGAPHAPLLEKKSKSGGRNNNGRITTRHIGGGHKQHYRLVDFRRNDKDGIPATVERVEYDPNRTAHIALLKYADGERRYIIAPKGVSAGDQLVAGSMAPIKAGNSLPLRNIPVGSTVHGIELKPGKGAQIARSAGASAQLIAREGVYVTLRLRSGEMRKVLAECRATLGEVSNSEHSLRSLGKAGAKRWRGVRPTVRGVAMNPVDHPHGGGEGRTSGGRHPVSPWGFPTKGAKTRGNKRTDNMIVRRRK, from the coding sequence ATGGCAATCGTTAAATGCAAACCGACTTCCGCGGGCCGCCGTTTTGTGGTCAAGGTGGTCAATCAGGAGCTGCACAAAGGCGCTCCTCATGCTCCACTGCTCGAGAAGAAGTCGAAGTCTGGCGGTCGTAACAACAACGGCCGTATCACCACCCGTCATATCGGTGGTGGTCACAAGCAGCATTACCGTCTGGTCGATTTTCGTCGCAACGACAAAGATGGCATTCCTGCCACTGTCGAGCGCGTTGAATATGACCCGAACCGTACCGCGCACATCGCTCTGCTGAAATATGCCGACGGTGAGCGTCGTTACATCATCGCACCGAAAGGTGTGAGCGCCGGCGATCAGCTGGTTGCAGGTTCGATGGCGCCGATCAAGGCCGGCAACAGCCTGCCGCTGCGTAACATTCCGGTGGGTTCGACCGTTCACGGTATCGAGCTGAAGCCGGGCAAAGGTGCTCAGATCGCTCGTTCCGCTGGTGCTTCGGCGCAGCTGATCGCTCGTGAAGGCGTCTACGTCACCCTGCGTCTGCGCAGCGGTGAAATGCGTAAAGTGCTGGCCGAATGCCGCGCGACCCTGGGCGAAGTCTCGAACTCCGAGCACAGCCTGCGTTCGCTGGGTAAAGCTGGTGCCAAGCGCTGGCGTGGCGTTCGCCCGACCGTTCGTGGTGTTGCCATGAACCCGGTCGACCACCCACACGGTGGTGGTGAAGGTCGTACCTCTGGTGGTCGTCATCCGGTGTCTCCATGGGGCTTCCCGACTAAGGGCGCGAAGACTCGTGGTAACAAACGCACCGACAACATGATCGTCCGTCGTCGCAAGTAA
- the rplW gene encoding 50S ribosomal protein L23: MNQERVFKVLLGPHISEKATTLADKKSQFVFKVATDATKLEIKKAVESLFSVKVQHVTTQNVLGKSKRTARGLGKRNDWKKAIISLQPGQDLDFATSSAE, encoded by the coding sequence ATGAACCAGGAACGCGTATTCAAAGTGCTGCTTGGCCCGCACATCTCCGAGAAGGCCACGACTCTGGCAGACAAGAAAAGCCAGTTCGTTTTCAAAGTTGCGACTGACGCAACCAAGCTGGAAATCAAGAAGGCCGTCGAAAGCCTGTTCAGCGTGAAGGTTCAGCATGTCACTACCCAGAACGTTCTGGGCAAGAGCAAGCGCACCGCTCGCGGTCTGGGCAAGCGTAACGACTGGAAGAAGGCGATCATCTCCCTTCAGCCAGGCCAGGATCTCGATTTCGCCACCAGCAGTGCTGAGTAA
- the rplD gene encoding 50S ribosomal protein L4: protein MQLNVNGAQAIEVSDATFGGDYNETLVHQAVVAYMAGGRQGSKQQKTRSDVSGGGKRPWRQKGTGRARAGTSRGPIWRGGGVTFAARPQNHDQKLNKKMYRAAIRSILAELVRSDRLVVVEDFAVEAPKTKELLGKLNGLGLSDVLIVSDAVDQNLYLAARNLPHVDVRDVQGSDPVSLIAYEKVLVTVSAVKKFEELLG from the coding sequence ATGCAATTAAATGTAAATGGCGCTCAAGCGATCGAAGTCTCCGATGCGACTTTCGGTGGCGACTACAACGAGACCCTGGTTCACCAAGCTGTCGTCGCCTACATGGCTGGCGGCCGTCAGGGCAGCAAGCAGCAGAAGACACGTTCCGACGTTTCCGGTGGCGGTAAGCGCCCGTGGCGTCAGAAGGGTACTGGCCGTGCGCGTGCCGGTACTTCCCGTGGTCCGATCTGGCGTGGCGGTGGTGTGACCTTCGCAGCACGTCCGCAGAACCATGATCAGAAGCTGAACAAGAAGATGTATCGCGCTGCGATCCGTTCGATTCTTGCTGAGCTGGTCCGTAGCGACCGTCTGGTAGTGGTGGAAGACTTCGCTGTCGAAGCTCCGAAAACCAAAGAGCTGCTGGGCAAGCTGAATGGTCTGGGTCTGAGCGACGTTCTGATCGTCTCCGACGCCGTAGATCAAAATCTGTACCTGGCTGCTCGCAACCTGCCACACGTCGACGTTCGTGACGTGCAGGGTTCCGATCCGGTCAGTCTGATCGCGTATGAAAAGGTACTGGTTACCGTTTCTGCCGTGAAGAAATTCGAGGAGCTGCTGGGATGA
- the rplC gene encoding 50S ribosomal protein L3: MTIGVVGRKCGMTRIFTEEGVSIPVTVIEIEPNRVTQFKTEESDGYRAVQVTVGERRVSRVSKAQAGHFAKANVAAGRTVLEFRLEEGDYQAGDLINAEIFQAGQLVDVTGQSKGKGFAGTIKRWNFRGQDNTHGNSVSHRVPGSIGQCQTPGRVFKGKKMSGHMGAERVTVQSLEVVRVDAERNLLLVKGAVPGATGGNLVVRPAAKARG, encoded by the coding sequence ATGACTATTGGTGTAGTCGGTCGTAAGTGCGGCATGACCCGCATTTTCACCGAAGAAGGTGTCTCCATTCCGGTCACGGTCATTGAGATCGAGCCGAATCGCGTCACCCAGTTCAAAACTGAGGAGTCCGATGGCTATCGTGCAGTGCAAGTCACTGTCGGCGAGCGTCGCGTTTCTCGTGTCAGCAAGGCTCAAGCCGGTCACTTCGCCAAGGCGAACGTCGCGGCAGGTCGTACCGTTCTGGAATTCCGTCTTGAAGAAGGCGACTACCAGGCTGGCGATCTGATCAACGCTGAAATCTTCCAAGCTGGTCAACTGGTCGACGTGACCGGTCAGTCCAAAGGTAAAGGCTTCGCCGGTACCATCAAGCGTTGGAACTTCCGCGGCCAAGACAATACCCACGGTAACTCCGTGTCCCACCGCGTTCCGGGTTCGATTGGCCAGTGCCAGACGCCGGGCCGTGTATTCAAGGGCAAGAAAATGTCCGGTCACATGGGTGCTGAGCGCGTGACTGTGCAGTCCCTGGAAGTAGTGCGCGTGGATGCTGAACGCAACCTGCTGCTGGTCAAGGGTGCCGTTCCCGGCGCTACTGGCGGCAACCTGGTTGTGCGTCCGGCTGCCAAGGCTCGCGGTTAA
- the rpsJ gene encoding 30S ribosomal protein S10 codes for MQNQQIRIRLKAFDHRLIDQSTQEIVETAKRTGAQVRGPIPLPTRKERFTVLTSPHVNKDARDQYEIRTHKRVLDIVQPTDKTVDALMKLDLAAGVEVQISLG; via the coding sequence ATGCAAAACCAACAAATCCGTATACGGTTGAAGGCTTTTGACCATCGCCTGATCGATCAATCAACCCAGGAAATCGTGGAAACCGCGAAACGTACTGGTGCTCAGGTGCGTGGTCCGATTCCTCTGCCAACTCGCAAAGAGCGGTTCACCGTTCTGACTTCGCCACACGTCAACAAAGACGCTCGCGATCAGTACGAAATCCGCACTCATAAGCGCGTACTGGACATCGTCCAGCCAACGGATAAAACCGTTGATGCTCTTATGAAGCTCGATCTTGCGGCTGGCGTGGAAGTGCAGATCAGCCTCGGCTAA
- the tuf gene encoding elongation factor Tu, with translation MAKEKFERNKPHVNVGTIGHVDHGKTTLTAALTRVCSEVFGSAKVDFDKIDSAPEEKARGITINTAHVEYDSSVRHYAHVDCPGHADYVKNMITGAAQMDGAILVCSAADGPMPQTREHILLSRQVGVPYIVVFLNKADMVDDAELLELVEMEVRDLLSTYDFPGDDTPIIIGSALMALNGQDDNGMGTTAVKTLVETLDSYIPEPVRAIDRPFLMPIEDVFSISGRGTVVTGRVERGIVKIQEEIEIVGLRATTKTTCTGVEMFRKLLDEGRAGENCGVLLRGTKRDDVERGQVLAKPGTIKPHTKFEAEVYVLSKEEGGRHTPFFKGYRPQFYFRTTDVTGSCELPEGVEMVMPGDNIKMVVTLIKPIAMEDGLRFAIREGGRTVGAGVVAKIVE, from the coding sequence GTGGCTAAAGAAAAATTCGAACGTAACAAACCGCACGTCAACGTTGGCACCATCGGTCACGTTGACCATGGCAAAACCACTCTGACCGCTGCTCTGACTCGCGTCTGCTCCGAAGTTTTCGGTTCGGCCAAGGTCGACTTCGACAAGATCGATAGCGCTCCGGAAGAGAAGGCTCGTGGTATCACCATCAACACTGCACACGTAGAGTACGATTCGTCCGTACGTCACTACGCGCACGTTGACTGCCCGGGTCACGCTGACTACGTCAAGAACATGATTACCGGTGCTGCCCAGATGGACGGCGCGATCCTGGTTTGCTCGGCCGCCGATGGTCCGATGCCGCAGACCCGTGAGCACATCCTGCTGTCCCGTCAGGTAGGCGTTCCGTACATCGTTGTCTTCCTGAACAAGGCTGACATGGTTGACGACGCTGAGCTGCTGGAACTGGTCGAGATGGAAGTTCGCGATCTGCTGAGCACCTACGACTTCCCGGGCGACGACACCCCGATCATCATCGGTTCGGCGCTGATGGCTCTGAACGGCCAGGACGACAACGGCATGGGTACCACTGCGGTGAAGACCCTGGTGGAGACTCTGGACAGCTACATTCCAGAGCCGGTTCGTGCTATCGATCGTCCGTTCCTGATGCCGATCGAGGACGTGTTCTCGATCTCCGGCCGCGGTACTGTAGTTACCGGTCGTGTAGAGCGCGGTATCGTCAAGATCCAGGAAGAAATCGAGATCGTTGGTCTGCGTGCTACCACCAAGACCACCTGCACCGGTGTCGAGATGTTCCGCAAGCTGCTCGACGAAGGTCGTGCTGGTGAGAACTGTGGCGTTCTGCTGCGCGGCACCAAGCGTGACGACGTAGAGCGTGGTCAGGTTCTGGCCAAGCCGGGCACCATCAAGCCGCACACCAAGTTCGAAGCTGAAGTGTACGTTCTGTCCAAGGAAGAGGGTGGTCGTCACACCCCGTTCTTCAAGGGCTACCGTCCGCAGTTCTACTTCCGTACCACTGACGTGACCGGTTCGTGCGAACTGCCGGAAGGCGTTGAGATGGTAATGCCGGGCGACAACATCAAGATGGTTGTCACCCTGATCAAGCCGATCGCCATGGAAGACGGCCTGCGCTTCGCGATTCGCGAAGGTGGTCGTACCGTTGGTGCTGGCGTGGTTGCCAAGATCGTCGAGTAA
- the fusA gene encoding elongation factor G: MARNTAINRYRNIGICAHVDAGKTTTTERILFYTGLSHKMGEVHDGAATTDWMVQEQERGITITSAAVTTFWKGSRGQYDNYRVNVIDTPGHVDFTIEVERSLRVLDGAVVVFCGTSGVEPQSETVWRQANKYGVPRVVYVNKMDRAGANFLRVVGQIKNRLGHTPVPIQLAIGAEENFEGQVDLIKMKAIYWNDDDKGTTYREEEIPAEMLELANEWRSNMVEAAAEANEELMNKYLEEGELSAEEIKAGLRLRTLASEIVPAVCGSSFKNKGVPLVLDAVIDFLPAPTEIPAIKGIHPDLIEKPKEELVDTDYDERHASDDEPFSALAFKIATDPFVGTLTFVRVYSGFLTSGDSVINSVKGKKERVGRMVQMHANQREEIKEVRAGDIAALIGMKDVTTGDTLCNADKPIILERMDFPEPVISVAVEPKTKADQEKMGIALGKLAQEDPSFRVKTDEETGQTIISGMGELHLDILVDRMKREFNVEANIGKPQVSYREKITKNCEIEGKFVRQSGGRGQFGHCWIRFAPADEGQEGLVFVNEVVGGVVPKEYIPAIQKGIEEQMKNGVVAGYPLIGLKATVFDGSYHDVDSNEMAFKVAASMATKQLAQKGGGVVLEPIMKVEVVTPEDYMGDVMGDLNRRRGLIQGMEDSVSGKVIRAEVPLGEMFGYATDVRSMSQGRASYSMEFSKYSEAPANIVEALVKKQG; the protein is encoded by the coding sequence ATGGCTCGTAATACAGCAATTAACCGCTACCGTAACATTGGTATTTGCGCGCACGTCGATGCGGGCAAGACCACGACTACCGAGCGGATCCTGTTCTACACAGGTCTCAGCCACAAAATGGGTGAGGTGCATGACGGTGCAGCCACTACCGACTGGATGGTGCAGGAGCAGGAGCGCGGTATCACCATTACCTCCGCTGCCGTTACCACCTTCTGGAAGGGTTCCCGTGGTCAGTACGACAACTACCGCGTAAACGTCATCGATACCCCCGGCCACGTTGACTTCACCATTGAAGTAGAGCGTTCGCTGCGCGTACTCGACGGCGCCGTCGTGGTGTTCTGTGGTACTTCGGGCGTTGAGCCGCAGTCGGAAACCGTATGGCGTCAGGCCAACAAGTACGGCGTACCGCGCGTTGTCTACGTCAACAAGATGGACCGTGCGGGTGCCAACTTCCTGCGCGTCGTCGGTCAGATCAAGAACCGTCTGGGCCACACTCCGGTGCCGATCCAGCTGGCCATTGGTGCAGAAGAGAACTTCGAAGGTCAGGTCGACCTGATCAAGATGAAGGCCATCTACTGGAACGATGACGACAAGGGCACCACCTACCGCGAGGAAGAGATTCCGGCGGAAATGCTCGAGCTGGCCAACGAGTGGCGCAGCAACATGGTCGAAGCCGCTGCCGAAGCCAACGAAGAACTGATGAACAAGTACCTCGAAGAGGGCGAGCTCTCCGCCGAGGAGATCAAAGCCGGTCTGCGCCTGCGCACCCTGGCCAGCGAAATCGTTCCGGCCGTCTGTGGTTCCTCGTTCAAGAACAAGGGCGTTCCCCTGGTTCTCGATGCGGTCATCGACTTCCTGCCTGCTCCTACCGAAATCCCGGCGATCAAGGGTATCCACCCTGATCTGATCGAGAAGCCGAAGGAAGAGCTGGTCGACACCGACTACGACGAGCGTCACGCTTCCGACGACGAGCCGTTCTCGGCTCTGGCGTTCAAGATCGCGACCGACCCGTTCGTGGGTACCCTGACCTTCGTGCGCGTTTACTCGGGCTTCCTGACCTCCGGTGACTCCGTCATTAACTCGGTCAAGGGCAAGAAAGAGCGCGTTGGTCGTATGGTGCAGATGCACGCCAACCAGCGTGAAGAGATCAAGGAAGTGCGCGCTGGCGACATCGCTGCACTGATCGGCATGAAGGACGTCACCACCGGTGACACCCTGTGCAACGCCGACAAGCCAATCATCCTCGAGCGTATGGACTTCCCGGAGCCGGTTATCTCGGTAGCCGTCGAGCCGAAGACCAAGGCTGACCAGGAGAAGATGGGTATCGCGCTGGGCAAGCTCGCTCAGGAAGACCCGTCGTTCCGCGTCAAGACCGACGAAGAGACTGGCCAGACCATCATCTCCGGTATGGGCGAGTTGCACCTGGACATCCTCGTTGACCGCATGAAGCGCGAATTCAACGTCGAAGCCAACATCGGCAAGCCGCAGGTTTCCTACCGCGAGAAGATCACCAAGAACTGCGAAATCGAAGGCAAGTTCGTTCGTCAGTCCGGTGGTCGTGGTCAGTTCGGCCACTGCTGGATTCGCTTCGCGCCGGCAGACGAAGGTCAGGAAGGTCTGGTATTCGTCAACGAAGTCGTGGGCGGTGTGGTTCCGAAGGAATACATCCCGGCCATCCAGAAGGGTATCGAAGAGCAGATGAAGAACGGCGTCGTTGCCGGCTATCCGCTGATCGGCCTGAAGGCGACCGTGTTTGACGGTTCCTACCATGACGTCGACTCCAACGAGATGGCGTTCAAGGTGGCAGCTTCCATGGCGACCAAGCAGCTGGCCCAGAAGGGCGGCGGTGTTGTGCTTGAGCCGATCATGAAAGTAGAAGTGGTAACCCCTGAGGACTACATGGGTGACGTGATGGGTGACCTGAACCGTCGTCGTGGTCTGATCCAGGGTATGGAAGACTCGGTTTCCGGTAAGGTTATCCGTGCCGAGGTTCCGCTGGGTGAGATGTTCGGTTACGCAACCGACGTTCGCTCCATGTCCCAGGGTCGCGCAAGCTACTCCATGGAATTCTCCAAGTACTCCGAGGCTCCGGCGAACATCGTCGAAGCTCTGGTTAAAAAACAAGGCTGA